Proteins from a single region of Topomyia yanbarensis strain Yona2022 unplaced genomic scaffold, ASM3024719v1 HiC_scaffold_20, whole genome shotgun sequence:
- the LOC131694926 gene encoding exportin-7-like isoform X2 — protein MDVQQLELLCKQFYESQDAQARAEAEKALYLFQEDPDALPKCQQLLDRSNSSYSQLLAATTLTKLVSKNIQALSLQQRVDIRNYILNYLATHPNLQSFVIQALIALLVKITKLCWVDLYEDEYIFRNILQDVKEFLGGSVEHCMIGVQILSQLTQEMNTLAETACNLTFTKHRKIACLYRDSQLYDIFILSCTLLSQAKDNCCKNTSYMDEAQHGLFTHLLSLSRNCLSYDFVGTSADESADDMSTVHIPTNWRPAFLESDSVKLFFDLYHVLPARLSSLALSCLVQITSIRRSIFNNNERIKFLAKLVKGASDILKTSHGLSDPENYHEFCRLLARLKSNFQLGELVTVENYPEAIQLIAKFTVQSLQMWQFAPNSIHYLLSLWQRLIASLPYVKSSEPHFLDTYTPEVTKAYVTSKLESVPVILREGLEDPLDDTGMVQQQLEQFSTIGRCEYEKTCALLIQLFDQTAGRYQEILSTPATTIHLDVQICEGQLTWLVYIIGAAISGRISYSHDDHDLLDGDMIIRVLQLMTLTDSRLPQCGCEKLEFAIMCFLEQVRKVYINEHLQKLKMFKRLSEVLGVNDETTLLTVISRKIITNLKYFGHSEQIIRKTLTLLNDLTLTFSSIRRLIKLDEIQFMLNNHTRDHFSFLGTGAVSASRCRSMFYTCLGRLLMVDLSEDVERFNAFMMPLTNTIENMIMMSFPSEEARKELIGLSRDLRGLTHAFNSKNPYMMLFDWIYPDYSPILIRAVELWAHDPAVTTPVLKLFAELVYNRSQRLQFDVSSPNGILLFRETSKLICCYGERILSLDVPKEQIYPMKLKGYAVCFQMLKAILSGNYVNFGVFKLYGDDALDNVLNMTAKLILSISHDDILVYPKLSQAYYILIECLAQDHITYLSTLEPPVFLYILESISKGLNALDVLVGSGCCSTLDYIVTYIFKQLQLKEKHILLVTTFPNKKLRQSVLPENNVFLKVMELHPEILQNLLSTLLNIVMYDDCKNQWSMSRPLLVLILLYEDYFRQLRESILHSQSIEKQQSMACLFDALMDGIERNLHVRNRDRFTQNLSAFRRDLNDSLKSANSLVNNSSVNEMVVS, from the exons ATG GATGTACAACAATTGGAGCTACTATGTAAGCAATTTTACGAATCCCAGGACGCACAGGCTCGGGCAGAAGCCGAAAAGGCTTTGTACCTGTTCCAGGAGGATCCGGATGCGCTACCCAAATGTCAGCAGCTGCTGGATCGGAGTAATTCCAGCTATTCCCAGTTGCTCGCTGCCACCACGCTGACCAAACTGGTTTCGAAGAACATTCAGGCTTTGAGTTTGCAGCAACGGGTTGACATCCGGAACTACATACTGAACTATTTAGCGACCCACCCGAATCTGCAGTCGTTTGTGATTCAGGCACTGATCGCCCTGCTGGTGAAGATCACAAAGCTCTGCTGGGTGGATCTGTACGAGGATGAGTACATTTTTCGGAACATCCTCCAGGATGTGAAAGAGTTTCTGGGTGGTTCCGTGGAGCATTGTATGATTGGTGTACAGATTTTGTCGCAGCTGACACAGGAAATGAATACTTTGGCGGAAACGGCTTGCAATCTTACCTTTACTAAGCATCGGAAAATTGCCTGCCTGTACAGGGATTCCCAGCTGTACGACATCTTCATTCTGTCCTGCACTTTGCTCAGTCAGGCAAAGGATAATTGTTGCAAAAATACCAGCTACATGGACGAGGCCCAGCATGGACTTTTCACGCATTTGCTCAGTCTGTCGCGAAACTGCCTCAGTTATGATTTTGTCGGAACTTCTGCCGATGAATCCGCTGACGATATGTCCACCGTTCACATCCCCACAAATTGGCGTCCAGCGTTCCTAGAGTCGGATTCGGTGAAGCTGTTCTTCGATCTGTATCATGTCCTACCGGCCCGTCTGTCCAGTTTAGCTCTATCCTGTCTGGTTCAAATCACTTCCATTCGGCGATCCATCTTCAACAACAACGAACGTATCAAATTCCTTGCTAAGTTGGTTAAGGGTGCGTCAGATATACTGAAAACTTCACATGGTCTCAGCGACCCGGAGAATTATCACGAGTTCTGTCGCCTTCTCGCAAGGCTCAAATCAAATTTTCAACTGGGAGAGCTGGTAACCGTTGAAAACTATCCCGAGGCCATTCAACTGATTGCCAAATTCACCGTTCAATCCCTTCAAATGTGGCAATTTGCCCCGAACAGCATTCACTATCTGCTCTCACTGTGGCAACGGCTGATAGCTTCTTTGCCGTACGTAAAATCATCTGAACCGCATTTTCTGGATACCTACACACCGGAGGTGACGAAAGCCTACGTCACCTCAAAGCTGGAATCGGTTCCCGTGATCCTTCGGGAGGGTCTTGAAGATCCGCTGGACGACACGGGAATGGTACAACAGCAGCTGGAACAATTCTCAACAATCGGACGCTGTGAGTACGAGAAAACGTGCGCCTTGTTGATTCAGCTGTTCGATCAGACGGCGGGACGTTATCAGGAAATCCTTTCGACACCGGCCACCACCATCCATCTGGACGTGCAGATCTGCGAGGGGCAGCTAACCTGGCTGGTGTACATTATAGGGGCGGCCATCAGTGGACGCATTTCCTACTCACACGACGATCACGATCTGCTGGACGGGGACATGATAATCCGGGTGCTACAGCTGATGACACTGACCGACTCGCGGCTACCGCAGTGCGGTTGCGAGAAGCTGGAATTTGCGATCATGTGCTTCCTGGAGCAGGTCCGGAAGGTTTACATCAACGAGCACCTGCAGAAGCTGAAGATGTTCAAACGGCTCAGCGAGGTGCTGGGGGTGAACGATGAAACGACACTGCTGACGGTCATCAGTCGGAAGAT CATTACCAATCTCAAGTACTTTGGACACTCGGAACAGATCATACGGAAGACGTTGACGCTGCTGAACGATTTGACGCTGACTTTCAGTTCGATCCGGCGGCTCATCAAGTTAGACGAGATTCAATTCATGCTAAACAATCACACG CGCGATCATTTTTCCTTCCTTGGAACCGGTGCGGTCAGTGCGTCTCGCTGCCGCAGCATGTTCTACACCTGTCTGGGCCGGTTGCTGATGGTGGATCTGTCGGAGGATGTGGAACGCTTCAACGCCTTCATGATGCCCCTGACCAACACGATCGAGAACATGATCATGATGAGCTTTCCTAGTGAGGAAGCTCGCAAGGAACTGATCGGACTGTCGCGGGATCTTCGTGGGCTAACGCATGCCTTTAACTCGAAGAACCCGTACATGATGTTGTTCGATTGGAT ATATCCGGACTATTCGCCGATTCTGATTCGAGCCGTAGAGCTGTGGGCACATGATCCGGCTGTGACTACGCCAGTACTGAAATTGTTTGCCGAACTGGTCTACAATCGCTCCCAGCGGCTACAGTTTGATGTTTCCAGTCCGAACGGGATTCTACTGTTCAGGGAAACTTCCAAGCTAATATGCTGCTATG GTGAACGGATTCTTTCCCTGGATGTCCCCAAGGAGCAAATTTATCCGATGAAGCTGAAGGGTTACGCGGTGTGCTTCCAGATGTTGAAGGCGATTCTCAGCGGGAATTACGTGAACTTCGGTGTGTTCAAGCTGTACGGTGACGATGCGTTGGACAATGTGCTGAACATGACGGCGAAGCTGATTCTTTCGATTTCACACGATGACATTTTG GTTTATCCTAAACTATCTCAAGCGTACTACATCCTGATCGAATGTCTCGCTCAGGACCACATCACTTACCTGTCTACGCTTGAGCCGCCCGTATTTCTCTACATCCTAGAGAGCATATCCAAGGGATTGAACGCTTTGG ATGTACTAGTAGGTTCCGGCTGTTGTTCGACGCTGGACTATATTGTGACGTACATTTTCAAGCAGCTACAGTTGAAGG AGAAACACATACTGCTGGTGACAACATTCCCGAACAAAAAGCTACGGCAGAGTGTACTGCCCGAAAACAACGTGTTCCTTAAGGTGATGGAGCTGCATCCGGAGATACTGCAGAATCTGCTGTCGACACTGCTGAACATTGTCATGTACGACGACTGCAAGAACCAGTGGTCAATGTCGCGTCCGCTGTTGGTGCTGATACTGCTGTACGAGGATTACTTCAG GCAACTCCGGGAAAGCATCCTGCACTCGCAATCAATCGAAAAGCAACAGTCGATGGCCTGCCTGTTTGACGCACTGATGGATGGCATTGAGCGAAATCTGCACGTCAGGAATCGTGATCG ATTCACGCAAAACCTGTCGGCGTTCCGTCGCGATCTAAACGATTCCCTCAAGTCCGCCAACAGTTTGGTCAACAACTCGTCAGTGAACGAAATGGTAGTTTCCTAG
- the LOC131694926 gene encoding exportin-7-like isoform X1: MDVQQLELLCKQFYESQDAQARAEAEKALYLFQEDPDALPKCQQLLDRSNSSYSQLLAATTLTKLVSKNIQALSLQQRVDIRNYILNYLATHPNLQSFVIQALIALLVKITKLCWVDLYEDEYIFRNILQDVKEFLGGSVEHCMIGVQILSQLTQEMNTLAETACNLTFTKHRKIACLYRDSQLYDIFILSCTLLSQAKDNCCKNTSYMDEAQHGLFTHLLSLSRNCLSYDFVGTSADESADDMSTVHIPTNWRPAFLESDSVKLFFDLYHVLPARLSSLALSCLVQITSIRRSIFNNNERIKFLAKLVKGASDILKTSHGLSDPENYHEFCRLLARLKSNFQLGELVTVENYPEAIQLIAKFTVQSLQMWQFAPNSIHYLLSLWQRLIASLPYVKSSEPHFLDTYTPEVTKAYVTSKLESVPVILREGLEDPLDDTGMVQQQLEQFSTIGRCEYEKTCALLIQLFDQTAGRYQEILSTPATTIHLDVQICEGQLTWLVYIIGAAISGRISYSHDDHDLLDGDMIIRVLQLMTLTDSRLPQCGCEKLEFAIMCFLEQVRKVYINEHLQKLKMFKRLSEVLGVNDETTLLTVISRKIITNLKYFGHSEQIIRKTLTLLNDLTLTFSSIRRLIKLDEIQFMLNNHTRDHFSFLGTGAVSASRCRSMFYTCLGRLLMVDLSEDVERFNAFMMPLTNTIENMIMMSFPSEEARKELIGLSRDLRGLTHAFNSKNPYMMLFDWIYPDYSPILIRAVELWAHDPAVTTPVLKLFAELVYNRSQRLQFDVSSPNGILLFRETSKLICCYGERILSLDVPKEQIYPMKLKGYAVCFQMLKAILSGNYVNFGVFKLYGDDALDNVLNMTAKLILSISHDDILVYPKLSQAYYILIECLAQDHITYLSTLEPPVFLYILESISKGLNALDVLVGSGCCSTLDYIVTYIFKQLQLKEKHILLVTTFPNKKLRQSVLPENNVFLKVMELHPEILQNLLSTLLNIVMYDDCKNQWSMSRPLLVLILLYEDYFRQLRESILHSQSIEKQQSMACLFDALMDGIERNLHVRNRDRFTQNLSAFRRDLNDSLKSANSLVNNSSVNEMTVVYFCTDPFD, encoded by the exons ATG GATGTACAACAATTGGAGCTACTATGTAAGCAATTTTACGAATCCCAGGACGCACAGGCTCGGGCAGAAGCCGAAAAGGCTTTGTACCTGTTCCAGGAGGATCCGGATGCGCTACCCAAATGTCAGCAGCTGCTGGATCGGAGTAATTCCAGCTATTCCCAGTTGCTCGCTGCCACCACGCTGACCAAACTGGTTTCGAAGAACATTCAGGCTTTGAGTTTGCAGCAACGGGTTGACATCCGGAACTACATACTGAACTATTTAGCGACCCACCCGAATCTGCAGTCGTTTGTGATTCAGGCACTGATCGCCCTGCTGGTGAAGATCACAAAGCTCTGCTGGGTGGATCTGTACGAGGATGAGTACATTTTTCGGAACATCCTCCAGGATGTGAAAGAGTTTCTGGGTGGTTCCGTGGAGCATTGTATGATTGGTGTACAGATTTTGTCGCAGCTGACACAGGAAATGAATACTTTGGCGGAAACGGCTTGCAATCTTACCTTTACTAAGCATCGGAAAATTGCCTGCCTGTACAGGGATTCCCAGCTGTACGACATCTTCATTCTGTCCTGCACTTTGCTCAGTCAGGCAAAGGATAATTGTTGCAAAAATACCAGCTACATGGACGAGGCCCAGCATGGACTTTTCACGCATTTGCTCAGTCTGTCGCGAAACTGCCTCAGTTATGATTTTGTCGGAACTTCTGCCGATGAATCCGCTGACGATATGTCCACCGTTCACATCCCCACAAATTGGCGTCCAGCGTTCCTAGAGTCGGATTCGGTGAAGCTGTTCTTCGATCTGTATCATGTCCTACCGGCCCGTCTGTCCAGTTTAGCTCTATCCTGTCTGGTTCAAATCACTTCCATTCGGCGATCCATCTTCAACAACAACGAACGTATCAAATTCCTTGCTAAGTTGGTTAAGGGTGCGTCAGATATACTGAAAACTTCACATGGTCTCAGCGACCCGGAGAATTATCACGAGTTCTGTCGCCTTCTCGCAAGGCTCAAATCAAATTTTCAACTGGGAGAGCTGGTAACCGTTGAAAACTATCCCGAGGCCATTCAACTGATTGCCAAATTCACCGTTCAATCCCTTCAAATGTGGCAATTTGCCCCGAACAGCATTCACTATCTGCTCTCACTGTGGCAACGGCTGATAGCTTCTTTGCCGTACGTAAAATCATCTGAACCGCATTTTCTGGATACCTACACACCGGAGGTGACGAAAGCCTACGTCACCTCAAAGCTGGAATCGGTTCCCGTGATCCTTCGGGAGGGTCTTGAAGATCCGCTGGACGACACGGGAATGGTACAACAGCAGCTGGAACAATTCTCAACAATCGGACGCTGTGAGTACGAGAAAACGTGCGCCTTGTTGATTCAGCTGTTCGATCAGACGGCGGGACGTTATCAGGAAATCCTTTCGACACCGGCCACCACCATCCATCTGGACGTGCAGATCTGCGAGGGGCAGCTAACCTGGCTGGTGTACATTATAGGGGCGGCCATCAGTGGACGCATTTCCTACTCACACGACGATCACGATCTGCTGGACGGGGACATGATAATCCGGGTGCTACAGCTGATGACACTGACCGACTCGCGGCTACCGCAGTGCGGTTGCGAGAAGCTGGAATTTGCGATCATGTGCTTCCTGGAGCAGGTCCGGAAGGTTTACATCAACGAGCACCTGCAGAAGCTGAAGATGTTCAAACGGCTCAGCGAGGTGCTGGGGGTGAACGATGAAACGACACTGCTGACGGTCATCAGTCGGAAGAT CATTACCAATCTCAAGTACTTTGGACACTCGGAACAGATCATACGGAAGACGTTGACGCTGCTGAACGATTTGACGCTGACTTTCAGTTCGATCCGGCGGCTCATCAAGTTAGACGAGATTCAATTCATGCTAAACAATCACACG CGCGATCATTTTTCCTTCCTTGGAACCGGTGCGGTCAGTGCGTCTCGCTGCCGCAGCATGTTCTACACCTGTCTGGGCCGGTTGCTGATGGTGGATCTGTCGGAGGATGTGGAACGCTTCAACGCCTTCATGATGCCCCTGACCAACACGATCGAGAACATGATCATGATGAGCTTTCCTAGTGAGGAAGCTCGCAAGGAACTGATCGGACTGTCGCGGGATCTTCGTGGGCTAACGCATGCCTTTAACTCGAAGAACCCGTACATGATGTTGTTCGATTGGAT ATATCCGGACTATTCGCCGATTCTGATTCGAGCCGTAGAGCTGTGGGCACATGATCCGGCTGTGACTACGCCAGTACTGAAATTGTTTGCCGAACTGGTCTACAATCGCTCCCAGCGGCTACAGTTTGATGTTTCCAGTCCGAACGGGATTCTACTGTTCAGGGAAACTTCCAAGCTAATATGCTGCTATG GTGAACGGATTCTTTCCCTGGATGTCCCCAAGGAGCAAATTTATCCGATGAAGCTGAAGGGTTACGCGGTGTGCTTCCAGATGTTGAAGGCGATTCTCAGCGGGAATTACGTGAACTTCGGTGTGTTCAAGCTGTACGGTGACGATGCGTTGGACAATGTGCTGAACATGACGGCGAAGCTGATTCTTTCGATTTCACACGATGACATTTTG GTTTATCCTAAACTATCTCAAGCGTACTACATCCTGATCGAATGTCTCGCTCAGGACCACATCACTTACCTGTCTACGCTTGAGCCGCCCGTATTTCTCTACATCCTAGAGAGCATATCCAAGGGATTGAACGCTTTGG ATGTACTAGTAGGTTCCGGCTGTTGTTCGACGCTGGACTATATTGTGACGTACATTTTCAAGCAGCTACAGTTGAAGG AGAAACACATACTGCTGGTGACAACATTCCCGAACAAAAAGCTACGGCAGAGTGTACTGCCCGAAAACAACGTGTTCCTTAAGGTGATGGAGCTGCATCCGGAGATACTGCAGAATCTGCTGTCGACACTGCTGAACATTGTCATGTACGACGACTGCAAGAACCAGTGGTCAATGTCGCGTCCGCTGTTGGTGCTGATACTGCTGTACGAGGATTACTTCAG GCAACTCCGGGAAAGCATCCTGCACTCGCAATCAATCGAAAAGCAACAGTCGATGGCCTGCCTGTTTGACGCACTGATGGATGGCATTGAGCGAAATCTGCACGTCAGGAATCGTGATCG ATTCACGCAAAACCTGTCGGCGTTCCGTCGCGATCTAAACGATTCCCTCAAGTCCGCCAACAGTTTGGTCAACAACTCGTCAGTGAACGAAATG ACCGTAGTTTACTTCTGTACTGATCCATTCGATTGA
- the LOC131694926 gene encoding exportin-7-like isoform X3 yields MDVQQLELLCKQFYESQDAQARAEAEKALYLFQEDPDALPKCQQLLDRSNSSYSQLLAATTLTKLVSKNIQALSLQQRVDIRNYILNYLATHPNLQSFVIQALIALLVKITKLCWVDLYEDEYIFRNILQDVKEFLGGSVEHCMIGVQILSQLTQEMNTLAETACNLTFTKHRKIACLYRDSQLYDIFILSCTLLSQAKDNCCKNTSYMDEAQHGLFTHLLSLSRNCLSYDFVGTSADESADDMSTVHIPTNWRPAFLESDSVKLFFDLYHVLPARLSSLALSCLVQITSIRRSIFNNNERIKFLAKLVKGASDILKTSHGLSDPENYHEFCRLLARLKSNFQLGELVTVENYPEAIQLIAKFTVQSLQMWQFAPNSIHYLLSLWQRLIASLPYVKSSEPHFLDTYTPEVTKAYVTSKLESVPVILREGLEDPLDDTGMVQQQLEQFSTIGRCEYEKTCALLIQLFDQTAGRYQEILSTPATTIHLDVQICEGQLTWLVYIIGAAISGRISYSHDDHDLLDGDMIIRVLQLMTLTDSRLPQCGCEKLEFAIMCFLEQVRKVYINEHLQKLKMFKRLSEVLGVNDETTLLTVISRKIITNLKYFGHSEQIIRKTLTLLNDLTLTFSSIRRLIKLDEIQFMLNNHTRDHFSFLGTGAVSASRCRSMFYTCLGRLLMVDLSEDVERFNAFMMPLTNTIENMIMMSFPSEEARKELIGLSRDLRGLTHAFNSKNPYMMLFDWIYPDYSPILIRAVELWAHDPAVTTPVLKLFAELVYNRSQRLQFDVSSPNGILLFRETSKLICCYGERILSLDVPKEQIYPMKLKGYAVCFQMLKAILSGNYVNFGVFKLYGDDALDNVLNMTAKLILSISHDDILVYPKLSQAYYILIECLAQDHITYLSTLEPPVFLYILESISKGLNALDVLVGSGCCSTLDYIVTYIFKQLQLKEKHILLVTTFPNKKLRQSVLPENNVFLKVMELHPEILQNLLSTLLNIVMYDDCKNQWSMSRPLLVLILLYEDYFRQLRESILHSQSIEKQQSMACLFDALMDGIERNLHVRNRDRFTQNLSAFRRDLNDSLKSANSLVNNSSVNEMLD; encoded by the exons ATG GATGTACAACAATTGGAGCTACTATGTAAGCAATTTTACGAATCCCAGGACGCACAGGCTCGGGCAGAAGCCGAAAAGGCTTTGTACCTGTTCCAGGAGGATCCGGATGCGCTACCCAAATGTCAGCAGCTGCTGGATCGGAGTAATTCCAGCTATTCCCAGTTGCTCGCTGCCACCACGCTGACCAAACTGGTTTCGAAGAACATTCAGGCTTTGAGTTTGCAGCAACGGGTTGACATCCGGAACTACATACTGAACTATTTAGCGACCCACCCGAATCTGCAGTCGTTTGTGATTCAGGCACTGATCGCCCTGCTGGTGAAGATCACAAAGCTCTGCTGGGTGGATCTGTACGAGGATGAGTACATTTTTCGGAACATCCTCCAGGATGTGAAAGAGTTTCTGGGTGGTTCCGTGGAGCATTGTATGATTGGTGTACAGATTTTGTCGCAGCTGACACAGGAAATGAATACTTTGGCGGAAACGGCTTGCAATCTTACCTTTACTAAGCATCGGAAAATTGCCTGCCTGTACAGGGATTCCCAGCTGTACGACATCTTCATTCTGTCCTGCACTTTGCTCAGTCAGGCAAAGGATAATTGTTGCAAAAATACCAGCTACATGGACGAGGCCCAGCATGGACTTTTCACGCATTTGCTCAGTCTGTCGCGAAACTGCCTCAGTTATGATTTTGTCGGAACTTCTGCCGATGAATCCGCTGACGATATGTCCACCGTTCACATCCCCACAAATTGGCGTCCAGCGTTCCTAGAGTCGGATTCGGTGAAGCTGTTCTTCGATCTGTATCATGTCCTACCGGCCCGTCTGTCCAGTTTAGCTCTATCCTGTCTGGTTCAAATCACTTCCATTCGGCGATCCATCTTCAACAACAACGAACGTATCAAATTCCTTGCTAAGTTGGTTAAGGGTGCGTCAGATATACTGAAAACTTCACATGGTCTCAGCGACCCGGAGAATTATCACGAGTTCTGTCGCCTTCTCGCAAGGCTCAAATCAAATTTTCAACTGGGAGAGCTGGTAACCGTTGAAAACTATCCCGAGGCCATTCAACTGATTGCCAAATTCACCGTTCAATCCCTTCAAATGTGGCAATTTGCCCCGAACAGCATTCACTATCTGCTCTCACTGTGGCAACGGCTGATAGCTTCTTTGCCGTACGTAAAATCATCTGAACCGCATTTTCTGGATACCTACACACCGGAGGTGACGAAAGCCTACGTCACCTCAAAGCTGGAATCGGTTCCCGTGATCCTTCGGGAGGGTCTTGAAGATCCGCTGGACGACACGGGAATGGTACAACAGCAGCTGGAACAATTCTCAACAATCGGACGCTGTGAGTACGAGAAAACGTGCGCCTTGTTGATTCAGCTGTTCGATCAGACGGCGGGACGTTATCAGGAAATCCTTTCGACACCGGCCACCACCATCCATCTGGACGTGCAGATCTGCGAGGGGCAGCTAACCTGGCTGGTGTACATTATAGGGGCGGCCATCAGTGGACGCATTTCCTACTCACACGACGATCACGATCTGCTGGACGGGGACATGATAATCCGGGTGCTACAGCTGATGACACTGACCGACTCGCGGCTACCGCAGTGCGGTTGCGAGAAGCTGGAATTTGCGATCATGTGCTTCCTGGAGCAGGTCCGGAAGGTTTACATCAACGAGCACCTGCAGAAGCTGAAGATGTTCAAACGGCTCAGCGAGGTGCTGGGGGTGAACGATGAAACGACACTGCTGACGGTCATCAGTCGGAAGAT CATTACCAATCTCAAGTACTTTGGACACTCGGAACAGATCATACGGAAGACGTTGACGCTGCTGAACGATTTGACGCTGACTTTCAGTTCGATCCGGCGGCTCATCAAGTTAGACGAGATTCAATTCATGCTAAACAATCACACG CGCGATCATTTTTCCTTCCTTGGAACCGGTGCGGTCAGTGCGTCTCGCTGCCGCAGCATGTTCTACACCTGTCTGGGCCGGTTGCTGATGGTGGATCTGTCGGAGGATGTGGAACGCTTCAACGCCTTCATGATGCCCCTGACCAACACGATCGAGAACATGATCATGATGAGCTTTCCTAGTGAGGAAGCTCGCAAGGAACTGATCGGACTGTCGCGGGATCTTCGTGGGCTAACGCATGCCTTTAACTCGAAGAACCCGTACATGATGTTGTTCGATTGGAT ATATCCGGACTATTCGCCGATTCTGATTCGAGCCGTAGAGCTGTGGGCACATGATCCGGCTGTGACTACGCCAGTACTGAAATTGTTTGCCGAACTGGTCTACAATCGCTCCCAGCGGCTACAGTTTGATGTTTCCAGTCCGAACGGGATTCTACTGTTCAGGGAAACTTCCAAGCTAATATGCTGCTATG GTGAACGGATTCTTTCCCTGGATGTCCCCAAGGAGCAAATTTATCCGATGAAGCTGAAGGGTTACGCGGTGTGCTTCCAGATGTTGAAGGCGATTCTCAGCGGGAATTACGTGAACTTCGGTGTGTTCAAGCTGTACGGTGACGATGCGTTGGACAATGTGCTGAACATGACGGCGAAGCTGATTCTTTCGATTTCACACGATGACATTTTG GTTTATCCTAAACTATCTCAAGCGTACTACATCCTGATCGAATGTCTCGCTCAGGACCACATCACTTACCTGTCTACGCTTGAGCCGCCCGTATTTCTCTACATCCTAGAGAGCATATCCAAGGGATTGAACGCTTTGG ATGTACTAGTAGGTTCCGGCTGTTGTTCGACGCTGGACTATATTGTGACGTACATTTTCAAGCAGCTACAGTTGAAGG AGAAACACATACTGCTGGTGACAACATTCCCGAACAAAAAGCTACGGCAGAGTGTACTGCCCGAAAACAACGTGTTCCTTAAGGTGATGGAGCTGCATCCGGAGATACTGCAGAATCTGCTGTCGACACTGCTGAACATTGTCATGTACGACGACTGCAAGAACCAGTGGTCAATGTCGCGTCCGCTGTTGGTGCTGATACTGCTGTACGAGGATTACTTCAG GCAACTCCGGGAAAGCATCCTGCACTCGCAATCAATCGAAAAGCAACAGTCGATGGCCTGCCTGTTTGACGCACTGATGGATGGCATTGAGCGAAATCTGCACGTCAGGAATCGTGATCG ATTCACGCAAAACCTGTCGGCGTTCCGTCGCGATCTAAACGATTCCCTCAAGTCCGCCAACAGTTTGGTCAACAACTCGTCAGTGAACGAAATG CTTGACTAA